One Halichoerus grypus chromosome 1, mHalGry1.hap1.1, whole genome shotgun sequence genomic region harbors:
- the RRP1B gene encoding ribosomal RNA processing protein 1 homolog B isoform X3, with translation MNREWKGIDRLRLGKYCMLIRLVLRQSFEVLKRHGWEESRIKLFLDVLMKEILHPESQSPNGVKFHFIDIYLDELSKVGGKELLADQNLKFIDPFCKIAAKTKDQTLVQTIARGVLEVIVDQSPFGPEETLEQKTQGGESEFSEEEMPENKTAWRKPVRKKKPALGKHHSRKDGVHDDGERGGGRLEDAGPLLQFDYKAVADRLLEITNKKNIPPFNRKRLSKLIKKFQDLSEGGVSPLSFAEAVSADEDDRTLNQRRHKKKGNKLVEEKELEKEKGNRFFLAEEEGSAASVQKRKRKKKKKNHLQPEHLGSGTEAMPPEQNGGGEPGAGTGRAPKTAAAEPGTAAAPGPQEQSGAEPAAALSRRKRPRKRSPGVQGGSEESASPPPLEDTAPGGPSSAHAQDPAPRAAPASRAPVPKRKRKLGALPVNGSGTPVLAWPPSPGGRLKKKKGEPGSLELYGPSSQKAAILKKRKRMKEMSKAAACGGVSESEAMLIQALGGGGAFSPLKKQQLRAENDFVRFDTPFLPKPLFFRKAKGSATAASAPRAVQRDKTPSSSKKVTFGLNRNMTAEFKKTDKSILVSPTGPSRVAFNPEQRPLHGVLKTPTSSPTSTPLGTKTLLTATPKRRPTAMDFF, from the exons ATGAATCGGGAGTGGAAGGGGATAGACCGGCTGCGCTTgggcaaatactgtatg CTGATCCGTCTGGTCCTGAGGCAGTCCTTTGAAGTTCTGAAGAGACATGGCTGGGAAGAAAG CCGAATCAAGCTCTTCCTCGATGTCTTGATGAAAGAAATCCTGCATCCTGAGAGCCAGTCTCCGAATGGAGTCAAGTTCCACTTCATAGATATTTATCTGGATGAACTGTCCAAAGTGGGAGGGAAAGAG CTTTTGGCAGATCAGAATCTCAAGTTTATTGATCCATTCTGCAAAATTGCTGCCAAGACTAAGGA CCAGACGTTGGTGCAGACGATAGCGAGGGGTGTTCTTGAAGTCATCGTAGACCAGTCTCCTTTCGGACCCGAAGAGACCCTCGAACAGAAAACTCAAGGGGGTGAGAGCGAGTTCTCCGAAGAAGAGATGCCTGAAAACAAGACGGCGTGGAGAAAACCAGTCCGTAAAAAGAAGCCGG CGCTGGGCAAGCACCACTCCAGAAAGGACGGGGTCCACGACGACGGGGAGAGAGGCGGTGGGCGCCTGGAGGACGCTGGGCCCCTGCTCCAG TTCGACTACAAGGCTGTTGCTGACCGACTCCTGGAAATCACCAACAAGAAGAACATCCCTCCCTTCAACAGGAAGCGtctctccaaactcatcaaaaa GTTTCAGGATCTCTCCGAAG GCGGTGTATCTCCACTCAGTTTTGCCGAGGCTGTTTCTGCTGATGAAGATGACCGAACCCTCAACCAAAGAAGGcataagaaaaagggaaataaacttGTAGAggaaaaggagctggagaaagagaaag GAAACAGGTTCTTTCTTGCTGAGGAAGAGGGGAGCGCAGCCAGcgttcagaagagaaaaaggaagaagaagaagaagaaccaccTCCAGCCTGAACATTTGGGGTCGGGGACGGAAGCCATGCCCCCAGAACAGAACGGGGGTGGCGAGCCAGGGGCCGGCACGGGCCGAGCCCCGAAGACAGCGGCGGCGGAGCCAGGGACAGCGGCCGCCCCTGGCCCCCAGGAGCAGAGTGGTGCGGAGCCCGCCGCAGCGCTCAGCAGGAGGAAACGGCCCCGGAAGAGGAGCCCCGGGGTGCAGGGCGGGAGCGAGGAGTCTGCGTCACCACCACCTCTGGAGGACACGGCCCCCGGTGGCCCCAGCAGCGCCCATGCTCAGGACCCGGCTCCGCGAGCTGCCCCGGCCAGCAGGGCCCCGGTCCCGAAGAGGAAGCGGAAGCTCGGAGCCCTCCCGGTCAACGGCAGCGGCACCCCCGTGCTGGCCTGGCCCCCGTCCCCGGGCGGGAggctgaagaagaagaagggggagcCCGGCAGCCTCGAGCTGTACGGCCCGTCCAGCCAGAAAGCTGCCAtcttgaaaaagaggaagaggatgaagGAGATGTCTAAGGCAGCAGCGTGCGGCGGCGTGTCGGAGTCCGAGGCCATGCTCATCCAGGCTCTG GGAGGCGGGGGCGCTTTCAGCCCCTTGAAGAAGCAGCAGCTGAGGGCAGAGAATGACTTTGTGAGGTTCGACACCCCCTTCTTACCAAAGCCGCTGTTCTTCAGAAAAGCCAAGGGCAGCGCCACTGCGGCCTCCGCGCCCCGTGCCGTGCAG CGAGACAAGACGCCATCCAGTTCCAAGAAAGTCACCTTCGGGCTGAACAGAAACATGACTGCAG AATTCAAGAAGACAGACAAGAGCATCCTGGTCAGTCCCACCGGCCCCTCCCGAGTGGCCTTCAACCCTGAGCAGAGGCCCCTCCATGGAGTGCTAAAGACCCCCACGAGCTCACCCACCAGCACCCCCCTGGGGACCAAGACGCTGCTGACCGCCACGCCAAAGAGAAGGCCGACGGCTATGGACTTTTTCTAG
- the RRP1B gene encoding ribosomal RNA processing protein 1 homolog B isoform X2, with amino-acid sequence MSPNKANQGGFSQEELLKIWKGLFYCMWVQDEPLLQEELADTISQLVHVVNNSEAQHLFIQTFWQTMNREWKGIDRLRLGKYCMLIRLVLRQSFEVLKRHGWEESRIKLFLDVLMKEILHPESQSPNGVKFHFIDIYLDELSKVGGKELLADQNLKFIDPFCKIAAKTKDQTLVQTIARGVLEVIVDQSPFGPEETLEQKTQGGESEFSEEEMPENKTAWRKPVRKKKPALGKHHSRKDGVHDDGERGGGRLEDAGPLLQFDYKAVADRLLEITNKKNIPPFNRKRLSKLIKKFQDLSEGGVSPLSFAEAVSADEDDRTLNQRRHKKKGNKLVEEKELEKEKGNRFFLAEEEGSAASVQKRKRKKKKKNHLQPEHLGSGTEAMPPEQNGGGEPGAGTGRAPKTAAAEPGTAAAPGPQEQSGAEPAAALSRRKRPRKRSPGVQGGSEESASPPPLEDTAPGGPSSAHAQDPAPRAAPASRAPVPKRKRKLGALPVNGSGTPVLAWPPSPGGRLKKKKGEPGSLELYGPSSQKAAILKKRKRMKEMSKAAACGGVSESEAMLIQALGGGGAFSPLKKQQLRAENDFVRFDTPFLPKPLFFRKAKGSATAASAPRAVQRDKTPSSSKKVTFGLNRNMTAEFKKTDKSILVSPTGPSRVAFNPEQRPLHGVLKTPTSSPTSTPLGTKTLLTATPKRRPTAMDFF; translated from the exons GAGGTTTCAGTCAAGAAGAACTTCTAAAAATATGGAAAGGGCTCTTCTATTGCATGTGGGTGCAGGATGAACCCCTCCTACAG GAGGAGCTAGCGGACACTATTTCCCAACTCGTCCACGTTGTTAACAACTCAGAGGCCC AACACCTGTTCATTCAAACCTTTTGGCAAACGATGAATCGGGAGTGGAAGGGGATAGACCGGCTGCGCTTgggcaaatactgtatg CTGATCCGTCTGGTCCTGAGGCAGTCCTTTGAAGTTCTGAAGAGACATGGCTGGGAAGAAAG CCGAATCAAGCTCTTCCTCGATGTCTTGATGAAAGAAATCCTGCATCCTGAGAGCCAGTCTCCGAATGGAGTCAAGTTCCACTTCATAGATATTTATCTGGATGAACTGTCCAAAGTGGGAGGGAAAGAG CTTTTGGCAGATCAGAATCTCAAGTTTATTGATCCATTCTGCAAAATTGCTGCCAAGACTAAGGA CCAGACGTTGGTGCAGACGATAGCGAGGGGTGTTCTTGAAGTCATCGTAGACCAGTCTCCTTTCGGACCCGAAGAGACCCTCGAACAGAAAACTCAAGGGGGTGAGAGCGAGTTCTCCGAAGAAGAGATGCCTGAAAACAAGACGGCGTGGAGAAAACCAGTCCGTAAAAAGAAGCCGG CGCTGGGCAAGCACCACTCCAGAAAGGACGGGGTCCACGACGACGGGGAGAGAGGCGGTGGGCGCCTGGAGGACGCTGGGCCCCTGCTCCAG TTCGACTACAAGGCTGTTGCTGACCGACTCCTGGAAATCACCAACAAGAAGAACATCCCTCCCTTCAACAGGAAGCGtctctccaaactcatcaaaaa GTTTCAGGATCTCTCCGAAG GCGGTGTATCTCCACTCAGTTTTGCCGAGGCTGTTTCTGCTGATGAAGATGACCGAACCCTCAACCAAAGAAGGcataagaaaaagggaaataaacttGTAGAggaaaaggagctggagaaagagaaag GAAACAGGTTCTTTCTTGCTGAGGAAGAGGGGAGCGCAGCCAGcgttcagaagagaaaaaggaagaagaagaagaagaaccaccTCCAGCCTGAACATTTGGGGTCGGGGACGGAAGCCATGCCCCCAGAACAGAACGGGGGTGGCGAGCCAGGGGCCGGCACGGGCCGAGCCCCGAAGACAGCGGCGGCGGAGCCAGGGACAGCGGCCGCCCCTGGCCCCCAGGAGCAGAGTGGTGCGGAGCCCGCCGCAGCGCTCAGCAGGAGGAAACGGCCCCGGAAGAGGAGCCCCGGGGTGCAGGGCGGGAGCGAGGAGTCTGCGTCACCACCACCTCTGGAGGACACGGCCCCCGGTGGCCCCAGCAGCGCCCATGCTCAGGACCCGGCTCCGCGAGCTGCCCCGGCCAGCAGGGCCCCGGTCCCGAAGAGGAAGCGGAAGCTCGGAGCCCTCCCGGTCAACGGCAGCGGCACCCCCGTGCTGGCCTGGCCCCCGTCCCCGGGCGGGAggctgaagaagaagaagggggagcCCGGCAGCCTCGAGCTGTACGGCCCGTCCAGCCAGAAAGCTGCCAtcttgaaaaagaggaagaggatgaagGAGATGTCTAAGGCAGCAGCGTGCGGCGGCGTGTCGGAGTCCGAGGCCATGCTCATCCAGGCTCTG GGAGGCGGGGGCGCTTTCAGCCCCTTGAAGAAGCAGCAGCTGAGGGCAGAGAATGACTTTGTGAGGTTCGACACCCCCTTCTTACCAAAGCCGCTGTTCTTCAGAAAAGCCAAGGGCAGCGCCACTGCGGCCTCCGCGCCCCGTGCCGTGCAG CGAGACAAGACGCCATCCAGTTCCAAGAAAGTCACCTTCGGGCTGAACAGAAACATGACTGCAG AATTCAAGAAGACAGACAAGAGCATCCTGGTCAGTCCCACCGGCCCCTCCCGAGTGGCCTTCAACCCTGAGCAGAGGCCCCTCCATGGAGTGCTAAAGACCCCCACGAGCTCACCCACCAGCACCCCCCTGGGGACCAAGACGCTGCTGACCGCCACGCCAAAGAGAAGGCCGACGGCTATGGACTTTTTCTAG
- the RRP1B gene encoding ribosomal RNA processing protein 1 homolog B isoform X1, which yields MAPAMQPAELQFAQRLASHEKGIRDRAVKKLRQYISVKTQRETGGFSQEELLKIWKGLFYCMWVQDEPLLQEELADTISQLVHVVNNSEAQHLFIQTFWQTMNREWKGIDRLRLGKYCMLIRLVLRQSFEVLKRHGWEESRIKLFLDVLMKEILHPESQSPNGVKFHFIDIYLDELSKVGGKELLADQNLKFIDPFCKIAAKTKDQTLVQTIARGVLEVIVDQSPFGPEETLEQKTQGGESEFSEEEMPENKTAWRKPVRKKKPALGKHHSRKDGVHDDGERGGGRLEDAGPLLQFDYKAVADRLLEITNKKNIPPFNRKRLSKLIKKFQDLSEGGVSPLSFAEAVSADEDDRTLNQRRHKKKGNKLVEEKELEKEKGNRFFLAEEEGSAASVQKRKRKKKKKNHLQPEHLGSGTEAMPPEQNGGGEPGAGTGRAPKTAAAEPGTAAAPGPQEQSGAEPAAALSRRKRPRKRSPGVQGGSEESASPPPLEDTAPGGPSSAHAQDPAPRAAPASRAPVPKRKRKLGALPVNGSGTPVLAWPPSPGGRLKKKKGEPGSLELYGPSSQKAAILKKRKRMKEMSKAAACGGVSESEAMLIQALGGGGAFSPLKKQQLRAENDFVRFDTPFLPKPLFFRKAKGSATAASAPRAVQRDKTPSSSKKVTFGLNRNMTAEFKKTDKSILVSPTGPSRVAFNPEQRPLHGVLKTPTSSPTSTPLGTKTLLTATPKRRPTAMDFF from the exons GAGGTTTCAGTCAAGAAGAACTTCTAAAAATATGGAAAGGGCTCTTCTATTGCATGTGGGTGCAGGATGAACCCCTCCTACAG GAGGAGCTAGCGGACACTATTTCCCAACTCGTCCACGTTGTTAACAACTCAGAGGCCC AACACCTGTTCATTCAAACCTTTTGGCAAACGATGAATCGGGAGTGGAAGGGGATAGACCGGCTGCGCTTgggcaaatactgtatg CTGATCCGTCTGGTCCTGAGGCAGTCCTTTGAAGTTCTGAAGAGACATGGCTGGGAAGAAAG CCGAATCAAGCTCTTCCTCGATGTCTTGATGAAAGAAATCCTGCATCCTGAGAGCCAGTCTCCGAATGGAGTCAAGTTCCACTTCATAGATATTTATCTGGATGAACTGTCCAAAGTGGGAGGGAAAGAG CTTTTGGCAGATCAGAATCTCAAGTTTATTGATCCATTCTGCAAAATTGCTGCCAAGACTAAGGA CCAGACGTTGGTGCAGACGATAGCGAGGGGTGTTCTTGAAGTCATCGTAGACCAGTCTCCTTTCGGACCCGAAGAGACCCTCGAACAGAAAACTCAAGGGGGTGAGAGCGAGTTCTCCGAAGAAGAGATGCCTGAAAACAAGACGGCGTGGAGAAAACCAGTCCGTAAAAAGAAGCCGG CGCTGGGCAAGCACCACTCCAGAAAGGACGGGGTCCACGACGACGGGGAGAGAGGCGGTGGGCGCCTGGAGGACGCTGGGCCCCTGCTCCAG TTCGACTACAAGGCTGTTGCTGACCGACTCCTGGAAATCACCAACAAGAAGAACATCCCTCCCTTCAACAGGAAGCGtctctccaaactcatcaaaaa GTTTCAGGATCTCTCCGAAG GCGGTGTATCTCCACTCAGTTTTGCCGAGGCTGTTTCTGCTGATGAAGATGACCGAACCCTCAACCAAAGAAGGcataagaaaaagggaaataaacttGTAGAggaaaaggagctggagaaagagaaag GAAACAGGTTCTTTCTTGCTGAGGAAGAGGGGAGCGCAGCCAGcgttcagaagagaaaaaggaagaagaagaagaagaaccaccTCCAGCCTGAACATTTGGGGTCGGGGACGGAAGCCATGCCCCCAGAACAGAACGGGGGTGGCGAGCCAGGGGCCGGCACGGGCCGAGCCCCGAAGACAGCGGCGGCGGAGCCAGGGACAGCGGCCGCCCCTGGCCCCCAGGAGCAGAGTGGTGCGGAGCCCGCCGCAGCGCTCAGCAGGAGGAAACGGCCCCGGAAGAGGAGCCCCGGGGTGCAGGGCGGGAGCGAGGAGTCTGCGTCACCACCACCTCTGGAGGACACGGCCCCCGGTGGCCCCAGCAGCGCCCATGCTCAGGACCCGGCTCCGCGAGCTGCCCCGGCCAGCAGGGCCCCGGTCCCGAAGAGGAAGCGGAAGCTCGGAGCCCTCCCGGTCAACGGCAGCGGCACCCCCGTGCTGGCCTGGCCCCCGTCCCCGGGCGGGAggctgaagaagaagaagggggagcCCGGCAGCCTCGAGCTGTACGGCCCGTCCAGCCAGAAAGCTGCCAtcttgaaaaagaggaagaggatgaagGAGATGTCTAAGGCAGCAGCGTGCGGCGGCGTGTCGGAGTCCGAGGCCATGCTCATCCAGGCTCTG GGAGGCGGGGGCGCTTTCAGCCCCTTGAAGAAGCAGCAGCTGAGGGCAGAGAATGACTTTGTGAGGTTCGACACCCCCTTCTTACCAAAGCCGCTGTTCTTCAGAAAAGCCAAGGGCAGCGCCACTGCGGCCTCCGCGCCCCGTGCCGTGCAG CGAGACAAGACGCCATCCAGTTCCAAGAAAGTCACCTTCGGGCTGAACAGAAACATGACTGCAG AATTCAAGAAGACAGACAAGAGCATCCTGGTCAGTCCCACCGGCCCCTCCCGAGTGGCCTTCAACCCTGAGCAGAGGCCCCTCCATGGAGTGCTAAAGACCCCCACGAGCTCACCCACCAGCACCCCCCTGGGGACCAAGACGCTGCTGACCGCCACGCCAAAGAGAAGGCCGACGGCTATGGACTTTTTCTAG